One stretch of Trichomycterus rosablanca isolate fTriRos1 chromosome 3, fTriRos1.hap1, whole genome shotgun sequence DNA includes these proteins:
- the metrn gene encoding meteorin, giving the protein MEFWIFVWILTLLVAAYSADECSWRGSGLSRSERGVEQVFLRCAEGSVEFLYPVGALRLTLAPRLQWVGPAHTASRTPTSVCIKPESQWSGAQLYLERGGDLELLVGDTPGATHIRCFAITPGESSALFLQATPHSDISRRIAAFRYELRGDWTARLSSVNSIDANLDREEGACRPCNDTEMLMAVCTSDFVVRGNIRAVDTDSEQGVSVIKVSATRVYRQKTALFSSVGRLTHTGEIRTLLRCGVRAGSGSFLFTGHAYFGEAWLTCAPRYKDFLRVYERAKQELQIPCTLDT; this is encoded by the exons ATGGAGTTCTGGATTTTTGTGTGGATTCTGACTTTGCTGGTGGCTGCATATTCAGCGGATGAGTGCAGCTGGAGGGGAAG TGGCCTGTCTCGATCTGAGCGAGGTGTGGAACAGGTGTTTCTGCGTTGTGCAGAAGGCTCTGTGGAGTTCCTGTATCCAGTGGGTGCTCTGAGACTCACCCTAGCACCCCGTCTCCAGTGGGTGGGACCGGCACATACAGCAAGCAGGACTCCCACCTCGGTCTGCATTAAACCAGAGTCTCAGTGGAGCGGAGCTCAGCTTTACCTGGAGAGAGGTGGAGACCTAGAGCTGCTGGTGGGGGACACACCTGGTGCCACTCACATTCGCTGCTTCGCCATCACTCCAGGAGAAAGCTCTGCCCTGTTTCTGCAGGCAACACCTCACAGCGACATCAGCAGGCGCATTGCTGCGTTCCGCTACGAGCTGAGGGGGGATTGGACAGCACGCCTGTCCTCCGTCAACTCCATAGATGCCAACCTGGACAGAGAagaag GAGCATGTAGGCCGTGTAATGACACCGAGATGCTGATGGCTGTGTGCACCAGTGACTTTG tggtgcGAGGGAACATCCGGGCAGTGGATACAGACTCTGAGCAAGGTGTGTCTGTGATCAAAGTCAGTGCCACGCGTGTGTACCGCCAGAAGACGGCTCTGTTCTCCAGCGTTGGGCGTCTGACACACACCGGAGAGATCCGAACCCTGTTGCGCTGTGGCGTTCGTGCTGGTTCTGGCAGCTTTCTTTTCACCGGACATGCCTACTTCGGGGAGGCCTGGCTCACCTGCGCGCCCCGCTACAAAGACTTCCTCAGGGTGTATGAGAGGGCCAAGCAGGAGCTGCAGATCCCCTGCACTCTAGACACCTGA